The Microbacterium horticulturae genome has a window encoding:
- the eccD gene encoding type VII secretion integral membrane protein EccD, with amino-acid sequence MSQTVSAPRALVRISVLGEGRRLDIGIPAQLPLIELMPGFARNLGLLDATMTHAGYELRRADGRALDASSTAAAQGVLDGDVLTLARGGLVAQPRVYDDVVEAVIDATEDQHRPWTPQDGVRTALAASLTLLGVCAVVLLAAGPAVPIGALIAGIGAVLLVAVAVVVARLGQVGAGHGLGIAAGVFAAVAGYLAVVGTAGPWGLPLAAAGASALVVGGATAALMPERRETALGVIVAGAVIGVTGGLTALMPGAAVAVYALMAAIVATASNALPWLVLSSSRIRVISPHSDAEVFADPAPIDGEDVARRTATAARALLVSRLALGVCILIATPLVAASTPAGSGLCALAFIGTMFPARQVYARSHVMAIMTLSTVGLGLTGIVTALTQPALQSLLLIVVVAATVVTVTITLIAPATRMRMSRVADVAELVILASLLPVGVIAAGLA; translated from the coding sequence GTGAGTCAGACGGTGAGTGCACCACGCGCCCTCGTGCGCATCTCGGTGCTCGGTGAAGGGCGGCGCCTCGACATCGGCATTCCCGCCCAGCTTCCGCTCATCGAACTGATGCCGGGATTCGCCCGCAACCTCGGGTTGCTCGACGCCACGATGACGCATGCCGGCTACGAGCTTCGCCGGGCAGACGGGCGGGCGCTCGATGCAAGCAGCACCGCAGCCGCCCAGGGAGTGCTCGATGGAGACGTGCTCACCCTCGCCCGCGGCGGACTGGTGGCACAGCCGCGCGTCTATGACGACGTCGTCGAGGCCGTGATCGACGCGACCGAAGACCAGCATCGCCCGTGGACGCCGCAAGACGGTGTCCGCACGGCGCTCGCGGCCAGCCTCACTCTGCTCGGCGTCTGTGCCGTGGTGCTGCTCGCCGCCGGTCCCGCTGTGCCGATCGGTGCCCTCATCGCGGGTATCGGCGCCGTGCTCCTGGTCGCCGTGGCGGTCGTGGTCGCTCGGCTCGGCCAGGTCGGCGCCGGCCATGGACTCGGTATCGCGGCGGGAGTGTTCGCTGCGGTCGCCGGCTACCTCGCCGTCGTGGGCACCGCCGGGCCCTGGGGTCTGCCGCTGGCGGCGGCCGGCGCCTCGGCGCTCGTCGTGGGCGGAGCCACCGCTGCGCTCATGCCCGAGCGGAGAGAGACAGCCCTCGGCGTGATCGTCGCCGGCGCCGTCATCGGCGTGACCGGCGGCCTCACCGCGCTCATGCCGGGCGCCGCCGTAGCCGTGTATGCGCTCATGGCGGCCATCGTCGCGACGGCATCGAACGCATTGCCGTGGCTCGTGCTCAGCTCCAGCCGCATCCGCGTGATCTCGCCGCACAGCGACGCCGAAGTCTTCGCCGACCCGGCTCCCATCGACGGGGAGGATGTCGCACGCCGCACTGCGACCGCCGCCCGCGCCCTTCTCGTCTCACGGCTCGCACTGGGTGTGTGCATTCTCATCGCCACACCGCTGGTGGCGGCATCCACCCCCGCCGGCAGTGGGCTGTGCGCCCTGGCGTTCATCGGGACGATGTTCCCCGCACGCCAGGTGTACGCACGCAGCCATGTCATGGCGATCATGACCCTGTCGACGGTCGGGCTGGGCCTCACCGGCATCGTCACGGCCCTCACCCAGCCCGCGCTGCAGTCGCTGCTGCTGATCGTCGTGGTCGCAGCGACCGTCGTCACCGTCACGATCACCCTGATCGCACCGGCGACCCGCATGCGGATGAGCCGCGTGGCCGACGTCGCCGAGTTGGTCATCCTCGCCTCCCTGTTGCCGGTCGGCGTCATCGCGGCGGGACTGGCCTGA
- the eccB gene encoding type VII secretion protein EccB, whose protein sequence is MATKGDLIQAQSFSQRRLLTAFVSGAPGGKELEPAKPMRAVIAAIALSVAVVGVGVFWGLLHPGLPSGWENGRLVLAKDTGARYVTIDGTLHPVVNTASARLLIPSSSFTVITTNQSDLADVPLGSTLGIVGAPDALPAASSLANDGWTSCTAADGLSTRIAATPAATATPDAVVVTTGSNLFVVAGHVRHPVTAADSDAVLRAAGITSSGAQKVPASWLNLFDAGTELAPITVAGPAPVGDSKLTTGEVVHIEGTADDERFLITDDGELAALSPLAWQLYQLGNGPSVHAPTEVAAAQVRGLQTAKAPAGGADWPENGFTPLDDSQRPCALLTHEGAAAQTVLASQPTTRKATAGVQVGAGAGALVYAQAGEGSSRMLTLVDATGTAFSLPGATAETVARLGYDADDVGTVEAAWTDLLPTGPALTSDAAGKTVGG, encoded by the coding sequence ATGGCGACCAAGGGCGACCTGATCCAGGCGCAGAGCTTTTCACAGCGCCGTCTGCTGACCGCGTTCGTCAGCGGCGCTCCCGGCGGCAAAGAGCTCGAGCCGGCCAAGCCGATGCGCGCCGTCATCGCGGCGATCGCCCTGTCGGTCGCCGTCGTGGGCGTGGGCGTCTTCTGGGGTCTGCTGCACCCCGGGCTGCCGAGCGGCTGGGAGAACGGCCGACTCGTGCTCGCCAAAGACACCGGAGCCCGCTACGTCACGATCGACGGCACGCTGCACCCGGTCGTGAACACGGCGAGCGCACGGCTGCTGATCCCCTCGAGTTCTTTCACCGTGATCACCACGAACCAGAGCGACCTCGCCGACGTCCCCCTCGGGTCGACGCTCGGCATCGTCGGCGCGCCCGATGCGCTGCCCGCGGCATCTTCTCTGGCCAATGACGGCTGGACGAGCTGCACCGCAGCGGATGGCCTGTCCACCCGCATCGCCGCGACACCCGCGGCAACGGCCACGCCCGACGCCGTCGTGGTCACCACCGGTTCCAACCTGTTCGTCGTCGCCGGGCACGTGCGCCACCCGGTCACCGCCGCCGACAGCGATGCGGTGCTGCGGGCGGCGGGGATCACGTCATCCGGCGCGCAGAAGGTGCCCGCGTCGTGGCTGAACCTCTTCGATGCGGGCACCGAGCTCGCCCCGATCACCGTCGCGGGTCCCGCGCCCGTCGGCGACTCGAAGCTCACCACGGGCGAAGTCGTGCACATCGAGGGCACAGCCGACGACGAGCGGTTCCTCATCACCGACGACGGCGAACTGGCCGCCCTCAGCCCGCTGGCCTGGCAGCTCTATCAGCTGGGCAACGGACCGAGCGTGCACGCCCCCACCGAGGTCGCCGCGGCGCAGGTGCGGGGCCTGCAGACCGCGAAGGCACCAGCCGGCGGCGCCGACTGGCCCGAGAACGGCTTCACACCGCTCGATGACAGCCAGCGGCCCTGCGCGCTGCTCACGCACGAGGGCGCGGCCGCGCAGACCGTGCTCGCCTCGCAGCCGACCACCCGAAAGGCGACGGCGGGCGTTCAGGTCGGTGCCGGTGCCGGCGCCCTCGTCTACGCGCAGGCCGGCGAGGGCAGCAGCCGGATGCTCACCCTCGTGGACGCCACGGGTACCGCATTCAGCCTGCCCGGCGCCACGGCCGAGACCGTCGCGCGGCTCGGCTACGACGCCGATGACGTCGGCACGGTCGAAGCCGCGTGGACCGACCTGCTGCCCACCGGGCCCGCGCTCACCAGCGACGCCGCCGGGAAGACCGTCGGCGGATGA
- a CDS encoding S8 family serine peptidase, protein MRPGARVTMGYAAATLAVLSFALLPGAAPAAAASIDSAPTSVAQATGDQCTAQTRLTDTPPAFAVLQVERAWTVTRGAGVTVAVVDSGVDVSSPRLSGAVLKGTSLVDGGDRYGRTDDFGHGTIIAGQIATQASGDSGLVGLAPGVKILPVRVYAGEDDEAVKAGNGPDIGRLATGIRYAADHGAQIINVSSSTPTDDERLRNAVAYATSKGSLVVASADNRSDGESDGDRFPAGDPAVLGVAALSADGVVTDASIHGPQVSLAAPGENVLSLSTLGGDCIFPQQGQPPATSYAAAYVSAAAALVAAAHPDETPAQWAYRLEVTARRADPDARDDVSGWGVVQPYSALTLVPGPGLRGPESPFVDAADEPATATPAAPVTVHDRAPVNAPAWAIVSVIGVLALAVLGTAGVLAVLRRNREGIDSPLSGAGLYGDETSSERL, encoded by the coding sequence ATGAGGCCTGGCGCGCGGGTGACGATGGGGTACGCGGCCGCCACGCTGGCCGTGCTGTCGTTCGCGCTGCTGCCGGGCGCTGCACCGGCGGCCGCGGCATCCATCGATTCCGCGCCGACCTCCGTCGCCCAGGCGACCGGCGACCAGTGCACCGCGCAGACCCGCCTCACCGACACACCACCGGCGTTCGCCGTGCTGCAGGTGGAGCGCGCGTGGACGGTCACCCGTGGCGCCGGCGTCACCGTGGCCGTGGTGGATTCGGGAGTGGATGTCTCGAGCCCGCGCCTGTCGGGGGCCGTGCTGAAGGGCACCAGCCTGGTCGACGGCGGCGACCGGTACGGGCGCACGGACGACTTCGGACACGGCACGATCATCGCCGGCCAGATCGCGACGCAGGCCAGCGGCGACTCGGGTCTGGTCGGCCTCGCGCCCGGCGTGAAGATCCTGCCGGTGCGTGTGTACGCCGGCGAAGACGACGAGGCGGTCAAGGCCGGCAACGGACCCGACATCGGGCGTCTGGCGACCGGCATCCGGTACGCCGCCGATCACGGCGCACAGATCATCAACGTGTCGTCGAGCACACCGACCGACGATGAGCGGCTGCGCAACGCCGTCGCGTACGCCACCTCGAAGGGAAGCCTCGTGGTAGCCAGCGCCGACAACCGCAGCGACGGCGAATCGGACGGCGACCGCTTCCCCGCCGGCGACCCCGCCGTGCTCGGCGTCGCCGCGCTCAGCGCCGACGGTGTCGTGACCGACGCCAGCATCCACGGGCCGCAGGTCTCGCTGGCCGCTCCCGGCGAGAATGTGCTCTCACTGAGCACCCTGGGCGGCGACTGCATCTTCCCCCAGCAAGGCCAGCCGCCGGCGACGAGCTATGCCGCAGCGTACGTGTCGGCGGCCGCAGCGCTCGTGGCCGCCGCCCACCCCGACGAGACGCCCGCGCAGTGGGCGTACCGTCTCGAGGTCACGGCGCGACGCGCCGACCCCGATGCCCGCGACGACGTGTCGGGCTGGGGTGTCGTGCAACCGTACAGCGCCCTGACGCTTGTGCCCGGACCGGGGCTGCGCGGCCCGGAGAGTCCCTTCGTGGATGCCGCGGACGAACCTGCCACAGCGACCCCGGCCGCGCCCGTGACGGTGCACGACCGTGCGCCGGTGAACGCCCCCGCGTGGGCGATCGTCTCGGTGATCGGCGTGCTGGCACTGGCCGTGCTCGGCACAGCCGGCGTGCTGGCTGTGCTGCGCCGGAACAGAGAAGGGATCGACTCGCCCTTGAGCGGCGCCGGGCTCTACGGCGATGAGACGAGTTCTGAGCGCCTCTGA
- a CDS encoding acyl-CoA thioesterase produces MNVIWRTILIHLRARRRLRRGDTLAMDGVSRIRLTTLPTDIDILMHMNNGRYLSLFDLGRWDLLVRTGFWDTMRAHDWYAVVSAETVTFRKSLQLWQRFDVESRMLGHDDRGVYMEHRVVVDGEVYTRAIVRSRMMRKSGGTLPHEELFAVIGAMDGMPEVEPWVRDWAAASRLPSTRASAPSVWE; encoded by the coding sequence GTGAATGTCATCTGGCGGACGATCCTCATCCACCTGCGCGCGCGACGACGCCTGCGCCGCGGCGACACCCTCGCGATGGACGGCGTGAGCCGCATCCGGCTGACGACGCTGCCGACCGACATCGACATCCTCATGCACATGAACAACGGGCGCTATCTCTCGTTGTTCGACCTCGGCCGCTGGGACCTGCTCGTGCGCACCGGGTTCTGGGACACCATGCGCGCCCACGATTGGTACGCGGTGGTGTCGGCCGAGACCGTCACGTTCCGCAAGTCGCTGCAGCTCTGGCAGCGGTTCGACGTCGAATCGCGGATGCTGGGGCACGATGATCGCGGCGTCTACATGGAGCACCGCGTCGTCGTCGACGGTGAGGTCTACACGCGGGCGATCGTGCGTTCGCGCATGATGCGCAAGTCGGGTGGCACGCTCCCGCACGAAGAACTGTTCGCAGTCATCGGAGCGATGGACGGGATGCCGGAGGTCGAGCCGTGGGTGCGCGACTGGGCCGCGGCATCCCGACTTCCCTCCACGCGGGCGAGCGCCCCCAGCGTCTGGGAGTGA
- a CDS encoding GNAT family N-acetyltransferase, translated as MDAQLQTDIVVRPVRDVDAEALGRVHATCWHETYDHLISKAALESVSPKRLAELWTHWAVQGPEFKMSAALIDGEIVGFVGSGPARDKDAPRNRELYFIYLLAKYQGTGIGRRLFDAAVDEDEPLYLWVAEDNPRAHRFYERNGFALDGARHTEPFLGEQLTEVRFVR; from the coding sequence ATGGACGCCCAACTGCAGACAGACATCGTCGTCCGTCCGGTTCGCGACGTAGACGCGGAAGCCCTCGGACGAGTGCACGCCACCTGCTGGCACGAAACGTACGACCACCTCATCAGCAAGGCCGCGCTCGAGAGCGTTTCACCCAAGCGCCTCGCCGAGCTGTGGACCCACTGGGCCGTACAGGGCCCCGAGTTCAAGATGAGCGCCGCCCTCATCGACGGCGAGATCGTCGGCTTCGTCGGATCGGGCCCGGCCCGCGACAAGGACGCCCCGCGCAACCGCGAGCTCTACTTCATCTACCTGCTGGCGAAGTACCAGGGCACCGGCATCGGCCGCCGCCTGTTCGACGCCGCGGTCGACGAAGACGAGCCTCTCTACCTGTGGGTCGCCGAGGACAATCCGCGCGCGCACCGCTTCTACGAGCGCAACGGCTTCGCCCTCGACGGCGCACGACACACCGAGCCCTTCCTCGGTGAGCAGCTCACCGAGGTGCGATTCGTCCGCTGA
- the cofE gene encoding coenzyme F420-0:L-glutamate ligase translates to MLQIQALEGIPEITAGDDLVAIIADAAGDTLRDGDIVVVTSKIVSKAEARTVQADDREDAITAETVRVVASRTSESGHVTRIVENRLGMISAAAGVDASNTPQGTVLLLPLDPDASARAIATGLRELLGARVGVIVSDTLGRAWREGQTDAAIGAAGVAVFEDLRGQTDAEGRLLVVTQPCVADEIASAAELVKGKAARRPVAIVRGRGDLVGDLDLPGARSIVRPAERDMFRLGTDEAYDQGYAAGVEEMWEERDTAG, encoded by the coding sequence GTGTTGCAGATCCAGGCCCTCGAGGGCATCCCTGAGATCACAGCCGGCGACGACCTCGTGGCGATCATCGCCGACGCCGCCGGCGACACGCTGCGCGACGGCGACATCGTCGTGGTCACCTCGAAGATCGTCTCCAAGGCCGAAGCACGCACGGTCCAGGCCGATGACCGCGAAGACGCCATCACCGCCGAGACCGTGCGGGTCGTGGCATCCCGCACCTCCGAGTCGGGGCACGTGACCCGGATCGTCGAAAACCGGCTGGGTATGATCTCGGCTGCCGCGGGCGTCGACGCATCGAACACGCCGCAGGGCACCGTGCTGCTGTTGCCGTTGGATCCGGACGCCTCTGCCCGTGCCATCGCGACCGGCCTGCGCGAACTCCTCGGGGCGCGGGTCGGCGTCATCGTCTCCGACACCCTCGGCCGGGCATGGCGCGAGGGGCAGACCGACGCCGCCATCGGCGCCGCCGGGGTCGCGGTTTTCGAAGACCTGCGCGGTCAGACCGACGCCGAAGGGCGCCTGCTGGTCGTGACGCAGCCGTGCGTCGCCGACGAGATCGCTTCGGCCGCCGAACTCGTCAAGGGCAAGGCGGCGCGCCGCCCGGTTGCGATCGTGCGCGGCCGCGGCGATCTCGTCGGCGACCTCGACCTGCCCGGCGCCCGCTCGATCGTGCGACCGGCAGAGCGCGACATGTTCCGCCTGGGTACCGACGAAGCCTACGACCAGGGCTATGCCGCCGGCGTCGAGGAGATGTGGGAAGAGCGCGACACCGCCGGGTGA
- a CDS encoding DUF4097 family beta strand repeat-containing protein — MSTTQGARAVAIVAIVLGGALAVGSAGGAAASTLASAAQQTTSRAIPVAGVDDIDVDMGAGSMRVEFAAIDEAELTVTGGVSADRWTLRQDGSALRVASPDAHFWSWFGWFGAHNGQAVLRLPQSLAGVDADLDLAAGALTADGEFGDLTVSAGAGRLQVKGSADAVSAEIDAGSADLQLADVGSADLQLNAGRMDARFTGAQPQRMTLSASAGSMDVVVPEGQYDVTQETDAGSFENRIGSVPGAASTVRVQVSAGSVILSSGR; from the coding sequence ATGAGCACGACACAGGGAGCACGAGCCGTCGCGATCGTCGCAATAGTGCTGGGCGGCGCACTGGCCGTCGGGTCGGCGGGCGGCGCTGCGGCATCCACCCTTGCCTCCGCCGCGCAGCAGACGACCAGCCGTGCGATCCCGGTTGCGGGGGTCGACGACATCGACGTCGACATGGGCGCGGGCTCGATGCGGGTGGAGTTCGCCGCTATCGACGAGGCCGAGCTCACGGTCACCGGTGGTGTCAGCGCCGACCGATGGACCCTGCGCCAGGACGGCTCCGCGCTGCGGGTCGCCTCGCCCGACGCGCATTTCTGGTCGTGGTTCGGCTGGTTCGGCGCGCACAACGGCCAGGCGGTGCTGCGTCTGCCGCAGTCGTTGGCCGGGGTGGATGCCGATCTCGATCTGGCGGCGGGGGCGCTCACCGCGGACGGTGAGTTCGGTGACCTCACGGTCTCGGCCGGGGCCGGACGCCTGCAGGTCAAGGGGTCGGCCGACGCGGTCTCGGCCGAGATCGACGCCGGCAGCGCTGATCTGCAGCTCGCCGATGTCGGCAGCGCCGACCTTCAGCTGAATGCGGGGCGGATGGACGCCCGCTTCACCGGTGCGCAGCCGCAGCGGATGACACTGTCGGCCAGCGCGGGCAGCATGGACGTCGTCGTGCCCGAGGGGCAGTACGACGTGACGCAGGAGACCGACGCGGGCAGCTTCGAGAACCGGATCGGATCGGTGCCGGGCGCTGCCAGCACCGTGCGCGTGCAGGTCTCGGCCGGCAGCGTGATCCTATCGAGCGGGCGCTGA
- a CDS encoding response regulator: protein MRVLICEDSVLLREGLMRLLEDAGHNVVAALPDADELDETVAETKPELCILDVRLPPTRTDEGIRAAMRLRAAHPELPILVLSQYVEERYAADLIAGRGGALGYLLKDRVADVADFLQTVERIAGGATVFDPEVVAQLLGRRTQDERMQRLTAREATVLALIAEGKSNQAIAQTLYITEGSVEKHITSVFQKLELDQDESGNRRVLAALAHIAHSGDAPQAGENR from the coding sequence GTGCGCGTACTGATCTGCGAGGACTCGGTCCTGTTGCGGGAGGGCCTCATGCGCCTATTGGAGGACGCCGGCCACAACGTGGTCGCGGCCCTGCCCGATGCCGACGAACTTGACGAGACGGTCGCCGAGACCAAGCCCGAGCTGTGCATCCTCGATGTGCGGCTGCCACCGACCCGCACCGACGAGGGCATCCGGGCGGCGATGCGGCTGCGCGCCGCGCACCCCGAGCTGCCGATCCTGGTGCTCTCGCAGTATGTCGAGGAGCGCTACGCGGCCGACCTCATCGCCGGGCGGGGCGGAGCCCTCGGATACCTGCTCAAAGACCGGGTGGCCGATGTCGCCGACTTTCTGCAGACAGTGGAGCGGATCGCGGGCGGCGCGACGGTATTCGACCCCGAGGTCGTCGCCCAGTTGCTCGGCCGCCGTACGCAGGACGAGCGGATGCAGCGGCTCACCGCCCGCGAGGCGACGGTGCTTGCGCTGATCGCCGAGGGCAAGTCGAACCAGGCCATCGCTCAGACGCTGTACATCACCGAGGGCAGCGTGGAGAAGCACATCACCTCGGTGTTCCAGAAGCTCGAGCTCGACCAGGATGAGTCGGGCAACCGGCGGGTGCTGGCAGCGCTCGCCCACATCGCACACAGCGGCGACGCGCCGCAGGCAGGAGAGAACCGATGA
- a CDS encoding sensor histidine kinase: MTSTTTDKTPRLFTPTRVLGAIAQMAAVGVAWAIAFGVLFALLAAGIGLLFAIGIGLIVLLGLVYAMFALAWLETARVDGLYGFGIAPLPARTSGRPGFTGWLRTVWLQFSDGRMWRGIGSAAVSAMLGWATLSLLSIMASGVAMVFTPLVPGDPDTIPLRGAGWDVPAPWAVGVGIIAALVAIAGLIGLAALHGVLTRAILVPSREVQLAAEARTAQAQRGGAVRAADVERTRIERDLHDGVQPRLVSVGMTLGMAQQKIDDDPEAAKQLIAEAHTSTKAAITELRQLARGIHTSILDDRGLDAALSALAARSPIPVQLDSRLTQRCSPQTETAVYYVIAESLTNAAKHSRAAECRVIVRQREGGILWARVEDNGIGGATVVPGGGLDGLSNRVLGVGGTLTVTSPIGGPTTVEVSVPCAY; the protein is encoded by the coding sequence ATGACTTCGACAACGACCGACAAGACGCCACGGCTGTTCACGCCGACGCGCGTGCTGGGGGCGATCGCACAGATGGCCGCCGTGGGCGTCGCCTGGGCGATCGCCTTCGGCGTGCTCTTCGCGCTGCTGGCCGCGGGCATCGGCCTGCTCTTCGCGATCGGCATCGGCCTGATCGTCCTGCTCGGCCTCGTCTACGCGATGTTCGCGCTGGCATGGCTCGAGACCGCGCGTGTCGACGGCCTCTACGGATTCGGCATTGCGCCCCTTCCCGCCCGCACGAGCGGCCGCCCCGGCTTCACCGGATGGCTGCGCACGGTGTGGCTGCAGTTCAGCGATGGACGCATGTGGCGCGGCATCGGCAGCGCGGCGGTGTCGGCGATGCTCGGGTGGGCGACGCTCTCGCTGCTGTCGATCATGGCGTCGGGCGTCGCGATGGTGTTCACACCACTCGTGCCCGGCGACCCCGACACGATTCCGCTGCGCGGCGCCGGGTGGGACGTGCCCGCACCGTGGGCGGTTGGCGTCGGCATCATCGCCGCGCTCGTCGCGATCGCGGGCCTGATCGGTCTCGCGGCCCTGCACGGCGTGCTGACCCGGGCGATCCTGGTCCCGTCCCGCGAAGTGCAGCTCGCAGCCGAAGCGCGTACCGCGCAGGCACAGCGCGGCGGTGCCGTTCGTGCCGCCGACGTCGAGCGCACCCGCATCGAACGCGACCTGCACGACGGTGTCCAGCCCCGACTGGTGTCGGTCGGGATGACGCTGGGCATGGCCCAGCAGAAGATCGACGACGACCCCGAAGCGGCCAAGCAGCTGATCGCCGAGGCGCACACCTCGACGAAGGCCGCCATCACCGAGCTGCGGCAGCTGGCCCGCGGCATCCACACCTCCATCCTCGATGACCGGGGGCTGGATGCTGCGCTGTCGGCCCTCGCCGCGCGCTCGCCGATCCCCGTCCAACTCGACTCACGGCTCACCCAGAGGTGCAGCCCGCAGACCGAGACCGCCGTCTACTACGTGATCGCCGAGTCGCTGACGAACGCGGCCAAGCACTCACGCGCCGCGGAGTGCCGGGTGATCGTCCGGCAGCGCGAGGGCGGCATCCTGTGGGCGCGGGTCGAAGACAACGGGATCGGTGGTGCGACGGTCGTGCCGGGTGGGGGATTGGACGGCTTGTCGAACCGGGTGCTCGGCGTCGGCGGAACGCTGACGGTCACCAGCCCCATCGGCGGACCCACGACGGTGGAGGTGAGTGTGCCGTGCGCGTACTGA
- a CDS encoding cytochrome b/b6 domain-containing protein, translated as MATYARTVRRGLPRTPDGEMWPPAGQAPVEVADPAETVVDAAAAAPAVVERAQRVETTAEPAAAEDVSTPRSARRSTSGAGAPLRRGLPRVAGGEPWPPAEVAPALVAEPRVAERAAQPRDEAPLAAAAQAAADSGPSSRAPGPRSGTSVSDTALRRGLPRTKGGEPWPPAGFAPAVAAEPGAARAQRVETTAGPATAEDVSTRPSGPRSTTGTGRRTGLPRPGAAAAASTTAAAPPASTSAAAPAAEPAAPAALAPLPFTSSVHAGAAAERWQADRARTIATRKPITPPEPARHGPFTTGQWVGAAIVAVIALVGAAGMLVMLTRWFLSLGFMESFIATYPGAYELPESAPVGFPAWLNWQHFLNIFFMVLIIRSGLMVRHQKRPPAFWSTRGNPRRKISINLWFHQSLDILWLVNGAVFVVLLFATGQWMRLVPTDWSVFPNALSAGLQYLSMDWPIEDGWVNYNSLQQIAYFAVVFLAAPLAAITGVRMSGVWPSNAKTLNKIYPVEWARAVHFPTMIFFVLFIVAHVTLVVTTGFLHNLNAMFASNPGHGWTGFWFFVGAMVLVVAGWVAARPLVLAPIAKLFGNVSER; from the coding sequence GTGGCGACCTACGCGCGCACGGTTCGCCGCGGTCTGCCGCGCACTCCCGACGGCGAGATGTGGCCGCCCGCCGGGCAGGCGCCGGTCGAGGTCGCCGATCCGGCCGAGACGGTGGTGGATGCCGCGGCCGCCGCGCCGGCGGTCGTTGAGCGAGCGCAGCGAGTCGAAACGACGGCTGAGCCCGCTGCGGCCGAGGACGTTTCGACTCCTCGCTCCGCTCGTCGCTCAACGAGCGGTGCGGGTGCGCCCCTGCGCCGCGGCCTGCCGCGCGTGGCCGGGGGAGAGCCCTGGCCCCCGGCTGAGGTCGCGCCCGCGCTCGTAGCCGAACCCCGGGTCGCTGAGCGAGCGGCGCAGCCGCGAGACGAAGCGCCGTTGGCAGCCGCCGCACAGGCGGCCGCGGATTCCGGCCCTTCGTCTCGAGCCCCCGGCCCGCGCTCAGGGACCTCTGTCTCCGACACCGCCCTGCGTCGCGGCCTGCCCCGCACCAAGGGCGGCGAGCCGTGGCCACCTGCCGGTTTTGCGCCGGCCGTTGCCGCGGAGCCGGGCGCCGCGCGAGCGCAGCGAGTCGAAACGACGGCAGGGCCCGCAACGGCCGAGGACGTTTCGACTCGGCCCTCCGGGCCTCGCTCAACGACCGGTACCGGCCGCCGCACGGGCCTACCGCGCCCGGGCGCCGCAGCCGCGGCATCCACCACTGCCGCCGCACCCCCGGCATCCACCTCTGCCGCGGCACCCGCGGCGGAGCCCGCCGCACCGGCCGCGCTCGCACCTCTGCCGTTCACGAGCAGCGTGCACGCCGGCGCCGCGGCCGAGCGATGGCAGGCTGACCGGGCCCGTACGATCGCCACGCGCAAGCCGATCACACCCCCCGAGCCGGCCCGCCACGGCCCGTTCACGACGGGGCAGTGGGTCGGCGCCGCGATCGTCGCGGTCATCGCCCTGGTCGGCGCGGCTGGAATGCTCGTCATGCTGACCCGCTGGTTCCTGAGCCTGGGCTTCATGGAGAGCTTCATCGCGACCTACCCCGGCGCGTACGAGCTGCCCGAATCGGCGCCGGTCGGGTTCCCGGCGTGGCTGAACTGGCAGCACTTCCTCAACATCTTCTTCATGGTCCTGATCATCCGGTCAGGTCTCATGGTGCGGCACCAGAAGCGCCCGCCGGCGTTCTGGAGCACCCGCGGCAATCCGCGCCGCAAGATCAGCATCAACCTGTGGTTCCACCAGTCGCTCGACATCCTGTGGCTGGTCAACGGCGCCGTGTTCGTCGTGCTGCTGTTCGCGACCGGCCAGTGGATGCGCCTGGTCCCGACCGACTGGTCGGTCTTCCCGAATGCGCTGTCGGCGGGCCTGCAGTATCTGTCGATGGACTGGCCGATCGAAGACGGCTGGGTCAACTACAACAGCCTGCAGCAGATAGCGTACTTCGCGGTCGTGTTCCTCGCCGCCCCCCTCGCGGCGATCACCGGCGTGCGGATGAGCGGTGTGTGGCCGAGCAATGCGAAGACGCTGAACAAGATCTACCCGGTGGAGTGGGCCCGTGCGGTGCACTTCCCGACGATGATCTTCTTCGTGCTGTTCATCGTCGCGCACGTGACGCTCGTGGTGACGACCGGCTTCCTGCACAATCTGAACGCGATGTTCGCGTCGAACCCCGGCCACGGCTGGACCGGCTTCTGGTTCTTCGTGGGCGCCATGGTCCTCGTCGTCGCCGGGTGGGTCGCGGCGCGCCCGCTCGTGCTCGCGCCGATCGCGAAGCTGTTCGGCAACGTGAGCGAGCGCTGA